One window of Sinorhizobium numidicum genomic DNA carries:
- a CDS encoding CpaF family protein, producing MFGKRGNEGFGKGGARGSAAPPSMPAAQPASMERAAAPVLTDPAVAPSRPQPPAPPARRRSPRAEDYYDTKSQVFSALIDTIDLSQLAKLDAESAREEIRDIVNDIITIKNFAMSISEQEELLDDICNDVLGYGPLEPLLARDDIADIMVNGAGQTFIEVGGKVEESEIRFRDNAQLLSICQRIVSQVGRRVDESSPICDARLPDGSRVNVIAPPLAIDGTALTIRKFKKDKLTLEQLVRFGSITPEGAVLLQIIGRVRCNIVISGGTGSGKTTLLNCLTRYIDGDERIITCEDSAELQLQQPHVVRLETRPPNIEGEGEITMRDLIKNCLRMRPERIIVGEVRGPEVFDLLQAMNTGHDGSMGTIHANTPRECLSRMESMIAMGGYTLPAKTVREIIAGSVDVIIQASRLRDGSRRITHVTEVVGMEGDVIITQDLMRYEIDGEDANGRIIGRHVSTGIGRPHFWDRARYFNEDKRLAATLDAMEKK from the coding sequence ATGTTTGGCAAACGCGGAAATGAAGGGTTTGGCAAGGGTGGCGCGAGAGGTTCCGCGGCTCCGCCGTCCATGCCGGCTGCGCAGCCGGCTTCGATGGAGCGAGCGGCCGCGCCGGTTCTCACCGATCCCGCTGTCGCACCGTCTCGTCCGCAACCGCCCGCTCCCCCGGCGCGCCGCCGCTCGCCGCGGGCAGAGGACTACTACGACACCAAATCGCAGGTCTTTTCTGCGCTGATCGATACGATCGACCTGTCGCAGCTCGCCAAGCTCGATGCCGAGAGCGCCCGCGAGGAAATTCGCGATATCGTCAACGATATCATCACCATCAAGAATTTCGCGATGTCGATCTCCGAGCAGGAGGAACTGCTCGACGACATCTGCAACGACGTACTCGGCTACGGACCGCTCGAACCGCTGCTGGCGCGCGACGACATCGCCGACATCATGGTCAACGGCGCCGGCCAGACCTTCATCGAAGTCGGCGGCAAGGTCGAGGAATCGGAAATCCGCTTTCGTGATAACGCTCAACTGCTGTCGATCTGCCAGCGCATCGTCAGCCAGGTTGGCCGCCGTGTCGACGAATCGAGCCCGATCTGCGACGCGCGCCTGCCGGATGGGTCCCGCGTGAACGTTATTGCCCCGCCGCTCGCAATCGACGGTACGGCGCTGACGATCCGCAAGTTCAAGAAGGACAAGCTGACGCTGGAGCAGCTCGTGCGCTTCGGTTCGATCACGCCGGAGGGCGCCGTCCTCCTGCAGATCATCGGCCGCGTCCGCTGCAACATCGTCATTTCCGGCGGCACCGGCTCCGGCAAGACGACGCTGCTCAACTGCCTTACGCGTTACATCGACGGCGACGAGCGCATTATCACCTGCGAGGATTCGGCCGAACTGCAATTGCAGCAGCCGCATGTGGTCCGCCTTGAAACACGCCCGCCGAATATCGAGGGCGAGGGCGAAATCACCATGCGCGACCTCATCAAGAACTGCCTTCGCATGCGCCCCGAACGTATCATTGTCGGCGAAGTACGCGGGCCGGAGGTCTTCGACCTGTTGCAGGCGATGAACACCGGTCACGACGGCTCGATGGGAACGATCCACGCCAACACGCCGCGCGAATGCCTGAGCCGTATGGAGTCGATGATCGCCATGGGCGGCTACACGCTGCCGGCCAAGACCGTTCGGGAAATCATCGCCGGCTCTGTCGACGTCATCATTCAAGCGTCCCGCCTGCGTGACGGGTCGCGGCGGATCACCCACGTCACCGAGGTTGTCGGCATGGAGGGCGACGTGATTATTACCCAGGACCTGATGCGAT
- a CDS encoding AAA family ATPase has protein sequence MNAIEYRIDGEADEFAAADAVRTGDLDQLRPLPRISIHAFCESDAMQRLMERCGQDRRMAKVSLRITAGNVAAAANMFASVSTPNLIILETATEPRSLLSELAPLAEVCDPSTKVIIIGRHNDIALYRELIRNGISEYMVAPVAMADILAAISAIFVDPEAEPLGRSLAFIGAKGGCGSSVIAHNCAWGISNLFSTETILADLDLPYGTANIDFDQDPPQGISEAVSSPDRLDEVFLDRLLTKCSEHLSLLAAPSMLDRAYDFEAGAFHPILEILQRSAPVSVLDVPHVWSDWTRSVLGEADEVIITAVPDLASLRNAKNLLDALKKLRPNDKVPHLVLNQVGMPKRPEIAPHEFCESLEAEAAAIIPFDAVLFGNASNSGRMIAEIDRKSPAAETFSQLAHLLTGRATVKKARKGSLGKVLARLGRR, from the coding sequence ATGAACGCGATTGAATACAGAATCGACGGTGAGGCGGACGAATTTGCTGCCGCAGACGCCGTGCGCACGGGCGATCTCGACCAACTCCGGCCGCTGCCGCGCATTTCGATCCACGCTTTCTGCGAGAGCGATGCCATGCAGCGTCTCATGGAGCGCTGCGGGCAAGACCGCCGCATGGCGAAGGTCAGCCTTCGGATCACTGCCGGCAACGTTGCGGCGGCCGCGAACATGTTCGCGAGCGTCTCGACACCCAACCTGATCATACTCGAGACCGCGACGGAGCCCCGATCGCTGCTTTCGGAGCTCGCGCCGCTCGCCGAAGTCTGCGATCCGAGCACCAAAGTCATCATCATCGGCCGGCACAACGACATTGCGCTTTATCGCGAGCTGATCCGCAACGGCATCTCCGAATATATGGTCGCCCCGGTCGCGATGGCCGATATTCTTGCGGCGATCTCGGCGATCTTCGTCGATCCGGAGGCGGAGCCCCTGGGCCGAAGCCTGGCCTTCATCGGCGCGAAGGGTGGCTGCGGCTCATCCGTGATCGCACACAATTGCGCCTGGGGCATTTCCAATCTGTTTTCGACGGAGACCATCCTCGCCGATCTCGATCTTCCTTATGGCACCGCCAATATCGACTTCGACCAGGATCCGCCGCAGGGAATTTCCGAGGCTGTGTCTTCGCCGGACCGGCTGGACGAGGTGTTTCTGGACCGTCTTTTGACCAAATGTTCGGAGCACCTGTCGCTGCTCGCCGCGCCTTCGATGCTCGACCGCGCCTATGATTTCGAGGCGGGCGCCTTTCATCCGATCCTCGAAATCCTCCAGCGTAGCGCGCCGGTTTCGGTACTCGACGTTCCCCATGTCTGGTCGGACTGGACCCGCTCCGTTCTCGGCGAGGCCGACGAGGTGATCATCACCGCTGTTCCCGATCTTGCGAGCCTCAGGAACGCGAAGAATCTTCTCGACGCGCTGAAGAAGCTTCGGCCGAACGATAAGGTACCGCATCTCGTTCTCAATCAGGTCGGCATGCCCAAGCGGCCGGAGATCGCGCCCCACGAGTTCTGCGAGTCGCTGGAGGCGGAGGCTGCGGCAATCATCCCCTTCGATGCGGTTCTCTTCGGCAACGCCTCGAACAGCGGACGCATGATCGCGGAAATCGACAGGAAATCGCCGGCAGCGGAGACTTTCTCGCAACTCGCCCATCTGTTGACCGGGCGCGCAACCGTCAAGAAAGCGCGCAAGGGCAGCCTCGGCAAGGTCCTCGCGAGACTCGGCAGGCGGTAG
- a CDS encoding CpaD family pilus assembly protein has translation MSSTRFGLPAHTTSRVAILAILAGLLAGCGTKDKLATGSIPDDYRTRHPIVLAEAERTIDIPVASGDSRLTQGTRDVIRGFAAEYRTASSGVIQIMLPRGSVNSNAAHAVRKDIRRLLAATGVPANRVIETSYEAGSAGDAAPIRLSYVAIAAQTAPCGEWPEDLTLNTVQNRNYYNFGCATQSNLAAQIANPTDLVGPRQMSPIDAEQRGEVINTWRGIEKGDGGTTIVFN, from the coding sequence ATGTCCTCGACCCGTTTCGGCCTTCCTGCGCACACAACATCCCGCGTGGCGATACTGGCAATCCTTGCCGGCCTGCTTGCAGGCTGCGGCACCAAGGATAAGCTGGCGACCGGCTCGATCCCGGACGATTATCGCACCCGCCATCCGATCGTCCTTGCCGAGGCGGAGCGGACGATCGACATTCCCGTCGCTTCCGGAGACTCACGACTGACCCAAGGCACGCGCGATGTCATCCGCGGCTTCGCCGCCGAATACCGCACCGCCTCCAGCGGCGTCATCCAGATCATGCTGCCGCGTGGATCGGTGAACAGCAATGCCGCCCATGCCGTGCGCAAGGATATACGCCGCCTGCTGGCAGCGACTGGCGTACCGGCAAACAGAGTGATCGAAACCAGCTACGAAGCCGGCTCGGCAGGGGATGCGGCGCCCATTCGCTTGAGCTATGTCGCGATTGCCGCGCAGACCGCGCCCTGCGGCGAGTGGCCGGAGGACCTGACGCTCAACACCGTGCAAAACCGCAACTACTACAATTTCGGTTGCGCCACCCAGTCCAACCTCGCCGCTCAGATCGCGAACCCGACGGACCTGGTCGGGCCGCGCCAGATGTCGCCTATCGATGCCGAACAACGTGGCGAAGTGATCAACACCTGGCGCGGCATCGAAAAGGGCGATGGCGGAACGACGATCGTCTTCAACTGA
- a CDS encoding type II and III secretion system protein family protein: MKIERGRKVKRNGNIFRTSLAAGLSFCLALSGMAWPLQTAEAAASSVVRIVESGPGAKRVVNLGLNKAVVVDLPTDAHDILVADPSLADAVTRTSRRIYLFGKAVGQTNIFVFGPNGEEIVSLEIAVERDVAGLEANLRRFIPEADINVEIISDNVVLTGTVRTPLDSTKAVDLARAFLKGGEATTRNITAQGTNGDADIFAEDRQDSQIVNLLTIEGDDQVTLKVTVAEVSRQVLKQLGFNGSVADGESGIGFRNPANLGDAISVGANALVKGSIGGTTISSYINAMEQAGVMRTLAEPSLTAISGQEAKFYVGGEFRLAGAQEVSADEETGAPTVAREVNDVEYGIRLNFKPVVLGPGRISLQIQTNVSEPTYEGSVVTGNGTNTIPGNTFLGIRKREASTSVELPSGGSIVIAGLVQDNIRQAMSGLPGASKIPILGTLFRSKDFQRNETELVIIATPYLVRPVARSAISRPDDNFNAANDLESFFLGRVNRIYGRPEAQAPVGRYHGNVGFIYK; this comes from the coding sequence ATGAAGATCGAGCGGGGACGCAAGGTGAAGCGGAACGGAAACATATTTCGGACGTCTCTCGCAGCCGGTCTATCATTTTGTCTCGCATTGTCGGGCATGGCTTGGCCGCTGCAGACGGCTGAGGCGGCCGCCTCCTCTGTCGTCAGAATCGTCGAAAGCGGTCCGGGCGCCAAAAGGGTCGTCAATCTCGGTCTCAACAAGGCGGTGGTCGTCGACCTGCCGACGGATGCTCATGATATCCTCGTTGCCGACCCGTCGCTCGCCGACGCGGTCACGCGCACGTCGCGTCGTATTTATCTCTTCGGCAAGGCTGTCGGTCAGACGAATATTTTTGTCTTCGGGCCGAACGGCGAGGAAATCGTCAGCCTCGAAATCGCGGTCGAGCGCGATGTCGCCGGCCTCGAAGCGAATCTCCGCCGCTTCATTCCCGAGGCCGATATCAATGTCGAAATCATCTCGGATAACGTCGTCCTGACCGGCACCGTCCGCACACCGCTCGACTCCACCAAAGCCGTCGATCTCGCACGAGCATTCCTCAAAGGCGGCGAGGCGACGACCCGGAACATCACTGCACAGGGCACCAACGGCGACGCCGATATTTTCGCCGAAGACCGTCAGGATTCCCAAATCGTCAATCTGCTGACGATCGAGGGCGACGATCAGGTAACTTTGAAGGTCACCGTTGCCGAGGTCAGCCGGCAGGTGCTGAAGCAGCTCGGATTTAATGGCAGCGTTGCGGACGGAGAAAGCGGAATCGGCTTCCGCAACCCTGCCAACCTCGGCGATGCGATCAGCGTCGGCGCGAACGCGCTCGTGAAGGGCTCGATCGGCGGAACTACGATTTCGAGCTATATCAACGCGATGGAACAGGCGGGCGTGATGCGCACGCTCGCCGAACCGAGCTTGACGGCAATTTCCGGCCAAGAAGCCAAGTTTTACGTCGGCGGTGAGTTCCGGCTTGCTGGGGCACAGGAGGTCTCAGCAGATGAGGAAACAGGTGCGCCAACAGTCGCGCGTGAGGTGAACGACGTCGAATACGGCATAAGGCTGAACTTCAAACCTGTGGTTCTCGGCCCGGGCCGCATAAGCTTGCAGATTCAAACGAATGTCTCCGAGCCCACCTACGAGGGCTCGGTTGTTACCGGCAACGGCACGAATACTATTCCCGGCAACACTTTCCTCGGTATCCGCAAGCGCGAGGCTTCGACGAGCGTCGAACTGCCGTCCGGCGGCTCGATCGTCATTGCCGGCCTCGTCCAAGACAATATCCGTCAGGCGATGTCGGGCCTGCCCGGTGCCTCGAAGATTCCGATTCTCGGCACGCTCTTCCGCAGCAAGGACTTCCAGCGCAACGAGACAGAACTCGTGATCATCGCCACACCCTATCTGGTGCGGCCGGTTGCCCGCAGCGCGATTTCGCGGCCCGACGACAATTTCAATGCGGCCAACGATCTCGAGAGCTTCTTCCTCGGCCGCGTCAACCGGATCTACGGACGCCCGGAGGCGCAGGCCCCGGTCGGCCGCTATCACGGCAATGTCGGCTTCATCTACAAATAG